From the Ovis aries strain OAR_USU_Benz2616 breed Rambouillet chromosome 10, ARS-UI_Ramb_v3.0, whole genome shotgun sequence genome, the window AAGTAAATAATTATTATGGATCAGTAGCTGGTACCTCCAGTACTATTGTGAAGTGTATTCTAAAACTACAACCAGAATCTGTGAAAAACAGTAATAAGATGGACTAGCAACTTCTGCCATGGGTACAGGATGCAGGGAATATGGCATTCCTGTCCAGTGCCAGCCAAGGTAAGCCTTACAGAGGTTTAAAATCACCAACCTCCTCTATACTTAGGAGAAACTGATGAGATATTTTTCTAtcttgaaagaggaaaagaaagagttcTTTCCTCTACTAGTGAATGAATGCAAGGAATGAATGCTGAGTTGGCAGAATTAAAGACATTACCAGTTTTTGGAAAAAGCATATCTGATTTTGCCTGTCCATCCCTGTACAGAAGAAATCACACAATTCTGCATGATTAATAAAAGGAATGTAATGTTTCTGCTTAACAGTTGAACatatggatttttctttttagatgaaatctttaaaaaaaaatcttagttggTTTTTTTTATAGAACTTGTGAATCTTTCCAAATCATACTAAAATCATGATAAACTTTGCCAGCCAGAAGAAGTAAAATATTATCATAACAGTAAGGCATGTATATAAGGAAGCTTCCACTGGGAAATGTACAAAATCACTAAATATCTTTCCTAAAGATTGGTTAAATATTGACACAGAGTACTTGTATACTAGTtacaagtgtttttaaaaaacaaaattttaaaagattgcaatctgataaaaacaaaaacaaagttaaaTCGCTTCATAAGTCAGGAAACTCAAATCTATCCAGAAATATCTTATAAAGCTAAAGAAGTCCTGAGAGAAATACTCAACAGTGTCATAATCACCTCTGAGAATATATGATTCTTTCCTGTTTATTCACATTACTTCCTTTCTTCAAACCTCACTTCTgatctgcctcctccaggaagtcttccctgatacTGAGTCCATTCACTCTGTTCATGCCATTACTCTGTCTTTTCTGCCCCCAGATCAATGCCAATGAATCCAAGCTCTCTAGCTTTTTTGTATGGGTTTCATAGTTAAAGATATTATTCTTAGTGTTACCTATGTTGAAAATGCATACTGTCTACATTTATACTTTCAGTGAGTTCTCTCAACtgattaaaaagataaacaactaAATAGTGCTTTAGCTTTTTGTCCCACTGTTCTaaatgttttagatttaaaaaaatgaacattataTAGTGCTGATTCTGTGCTATGTATGGGAACTCTATAAATATTcagtttataaatattaactcatttagccCTATGAGGTAGATACTACTAGGTCTTGGGGTAAGACAGGGCTAATCTTGAACCAAGGTTGAGCAACTGCTAGTTTATTAGATAAATTATTTCCAACCTGAGACTCAGATTCCTTATCAATAATAGCAGCCGCCTCATTAGATTACTGTGAGGATGAAGTGAAATAATGAATGTATTTAGCAAATTTCTGCCACTCAACTATTTCTATTCCTATTACTGAATTTACGTTATTTTATACTGTATTTCCTTATTATACTATAAGATCCAGGAAGGCAAATACAGTGtcttattcattttcatattctctACAAAGTATTTGATGAAGAACCCCCccaaaattagaaaattagatttttacagtaaaaataaagtaattggtACTTTTCCATCTCTACTCCTGAAGCAgcatacactgaagaactgttggGTGATATTTCTTTAAACAAGCTATTCATGAAAGGATACCTAGCTTAAAATTGAGAAAGTAATCATTTTTTTTGGATCTTCCTAAaatggacaaaaaataaaaatgaaaataaactactGCCATCTACTGATAATTCCTTACAATTGCATAAATCAATGAAAAGAGTTAGACAATATCAGTTATTCTTTCATTCAAGCTACATAtggggtacatatatatatatacaaaacattgtgggaaatataaatatgaattaagtgactctgattttaaaaataaaaaccttataATATCTACAGTATTTGAtaataaatagacaaatattaCATGTAAAAAATCAATTAGGAAAAACACTTTCAACTAAATAACTAGCTTTACAGAAAACATGCAATGGAAATACTATAATAAACCACCATGTCCTATTATAactactgttgtttagttgttaagtcgtgtctgactctttgaaaccccatggactgcagcacaccaggcttccctgtctttcactatctcccagactctgctcaaattcacatccatcgagtcgatgatgccatcttaccacctcatcctcttcctccctcttctcctttctccttcaaatattaccagttcagttcagtcactcagtcgtgtccgactctttgcaaccccatgaatcgcagcatgccaggcctccctgtccatcaccaactccaggagttcactcagactcacgtccatcaagtcggtgatgccatccagccatctcatcctctgtcgtccccttctcctcctgcccccaatccctcccagcatcagagtcttttccaatgagtcaactcttcgcatgaggtggccaaagtactagagtttcagctttagtatcattccttccaaagaaatcccagggctgatctccttcagaatggactggttggatctccttgcagtccaagggaccctcaagagtcttctccaacaccacagttcaaaagcatcaattcttcagcactcagctttctttacagtccaactcacatccatacatgaccactggaaaacccatagccttgactagacggacctttgttggcaaagtaatgtctctgcttttcaacatgctatctaggttggtcataacttttcttccaaggagtaagcgtcttttaatttcatgccaaCATTTATTAATTACCTGTAACTATTTCCACATAGTGGGgtcattcctggtggctcagtggtaaagaatccactggccaatgcaggagacaggggtttgattcctgggttgggaagatgctctgcaGGAGGAAACGGAAacctgctccagtcttcttgcctgggaaattccatggatagaggagcctggcaggccacagtccatggggttgcaaagagccggacgtgacttagtgactaagcaacaacttTCACATAGATTATCTGTTTTATCCTTCAGAGCAGTCCTACAGTCTAGACATTATTTTTacctatattttgaaaataaggacACTAAAATTTGGAGAAATTAGGAAATTTGCCAAAGATCATACATCCAAGCAAGAAGCATGAAATTTGAATTAGGATCCAAATTAACATTAGGTATTTAATATGTACTTAGGCATTGTAATAAACAACATTTTTGTACCATCTCATTTGAATTCAAGAGGCAAGTGCCTATAATTGACCCTTGGGAGGAGATTTTTAAAAGGCCATGTTTCCAGCTTTTGGAAATTCATCATCCAGTACCTCCCTCTAAGTTAAGGAGCAAAATAAAGCAAGGCTGTCAAATCCTTCCCCCCACCCTTCCAGCCCCAGGGTTTTGAGAGCTTCTGGCttaaaagaatgaagaggcaaCCATCCATGTGCACCCATGTCACATAAACATCATTTTTCATCCAGAATGGAAAAAACTGCTATGTGGACCTGCCAGGTAGTTCTAGTTAAGTTTATAATTTCCTCCCACCTCTTttagaacaaatattttatgagaaaacaaggagagaaaaattGTGTAGATAATTTTCAAATGGGTATGAAATTGCCTTTTTGTTTTCCAAGTGGGAGAGGACATTTAATATCTCAAGTTGATTTCGACTGGGGAAGCAAAAAAATAACCTGGGGAAAGATAAAAGTTTTCCTGAAACTGAGACTTAAAAAAACATGATGGAATCAGTTCCGGATGGTTCATTTCCAACAAAAAACTAAAGAGGCATCATGGGAAAAATATAACATACTGCACATATTAGTAAGAATCAATAATACACAATTCAGGTAAAAAAAGACTATTTCTACTGCATGTTTTCAAGAGAAGCTAGAACATCAGAGTCATCCCAAAAGAATAAATTAAGtgaatcattaaaattaaaaaaattatcataatACCATACCTATTATATGGCAGAGTCTTAGAATCTGCTGAAACTAGGGATTATTCTCTTCTCTGGCTAGGCAATGAGATTAAAGTTTCAGGTTGCTGAAAATAGAAAGTAACCAGAGGATCAGTactgtttcttaacttcctttcAGAGAGAATGTAGagaatatttatgtattattcatTGTTTATAGCTTTAAGttgaaggtgggatttctctgaGCTGGTTTGACGTATGAAGCAGCGCACcgaaagccagtgctctgtgataatcTGGAGGAatagggtggagagggaggtgggagggggcttcagcaTGGAGAGGTCCTATGATGGAGTcacactgatgtatggcaaaaaccatcaaaaTACTGtcaagtaattatcctccaattaaaatacataaataaatatttttaaaaaagatttctgcCTCCATAATTACAAGAGAAcagattttgttgttttaagccatccagtttgcTCATTTGTTATGGACACTAACGTAAGTTTTTCACAAGGAAATTTGCATGTTTTATGTCCATTTCTGAAAGGACTCATAAACTCTAATGTAAATGGCTTAAAGACAACTGTTACCAGTTTTAAAGTTATCAAGAGAAGGATTTACATGGTGATGTAACAATTCCTGGTGATTTTCCCAATGGTTCCCCTTAACAGCCAGGCACTATCTCTGCCCCCCAAAGACTTTTGAAGTCTCCATGGGTGAAGTAGATGCAAAGTCAAATAATGAAAATGTAGAGGTACAGTGTGTGTTTGCTAAGTCTACCTACACTTAACCTCTCACCAATGAACTCattctatttccttttaaatcATAAGCTGCAAATACCCACATCACGCTGAATGTGCATGCTGAATGCTAAAGGGTTAGAAGGCCACTTTCCAATGAATCTGCCCACTTCTGCTCCTACCAGTGAAAATGTCACTTGTGTCTGTTCTCAAACCTGTTTATGCCAGTGGAACTTGTCACTGTGCTTTCACAATTTAGTTATTAAGTAAACCAATGTAATAGTGTGGgaaaaaagtttgttctttaaaagCTACACTTATATTTTTCAAGACCCAATTAAGGTGAGTTGTTTGAATGGATAACTATAAAAAGATTATAAAGAAGTAATTTGCACTCAGATAGCTTCACAAGTATCTCTTGTGTGCATGAtacgtcacttcagttgtgtccaactccttgcgatcccatggactgtagcctgccagactcctctgtccatgggattctccaggcaagaatactagagtgggttgccattcctttctccaggggatcttcctggcccaaggattCATAGAACCtatgtctctcctgcattggcaggtaggttctctaccgctagcgccacccaggaagcctcattttcctcttaaaagaatgaaattttgagaAAGCTTAGCTGATGGTTGGGAAGTGTACTTTATGGTAGCGATATGATGCAGAACTCTAATCTGGAGGCCATGTACAAAGGAAAGGCTGTGGCAAAAGGCTGTGCTGCTCAACAGACTGGCAAACAAGCATGTAGCTGtttcaggttaaaaaaagaaactttaaggtATTATGGtatactttttatactttttcatgACTGGTTTAACTTTCCTTTGAAATAGatttatttagatataatttatatactacCATGTTCATATTTATGAAGTACACAATTTAATCTTTGACTTTTTCAATGTATTGCTTGGTTATGGATATAGACTGCATCCATGAATGAGCTTCTCCTGTACAAACAAAATGCTACAAGAAGTTGTTGATTGTGCTTGGTAAGGGAATGGGGCTACAAGGAAGGTTAtatttaagcttaaaaaaaagtatatatagagAACAATGTTCTAAATAGAAGAAATAGTTTATGTAAAGTGATGATCCTATGGTGTTCCAAGGAACAGCCTTTAGTTTGAGTGGTTTGGTAATAGGGAAGTCATTTTTTCAAATCTAATTATGCATCTGAATCATCTGtagagattaaaacaaaacaaaaagcaaagcaaaacaggCTGAGACTTGACTCCTTGAGTTTCTGATTCAGATGTGTATCTGGAGGTGGTAGAGGAGGGTGGTCTCTGCATTTCTGGTTTTTAAAGTTCTACTTGTAGTTCTGATGTGCAGCcaggattgagaaccactggagTGGGGGAATGGGGATGAGATGAGTGTCAGATCAGGCCatagtccaggaccagatggtgaAAGGAAATGGGTTTATAAATACAATATAATGAAAAACTttctcttccctgatggcttctctattttgaaatatttcttttttagctTGTTTACTGTTACATGACAGGAAATAAATGCCCACCATCgtctataaaaacagacataaatGTTTTAACCCAGCTTTGTAACTAAAGACCTCCATTTTGTTTACAGTGATATTCAACGTAAAACAAGCTTGGGGCAGAGCAGATCCGCTGCAACATTTACCACTCAGTGTTCTTAATAAATGtccagaaaaataatgaaaatacagttttcgggaaaaaaaaatctgccagaaCTGAAGAGTGGGTTAACTGGTGGGTGGATTGGGGACCCCATTCTCTAAACAGAATAGCAGTCGTCTCAGTTCCCAGTTCTCTTCTAAACTCCCAGATTGCTGAGATTCTTTCAGGGAAACATTCTTCAGAACTTATCATGTGAACAACTGTCAGAAAAAAGGGACCCCTCCTTCCATCATAACCAGTGCCACAGGAAGCACCTTGTCTCCTACGCTTTGATTGTTGGAGATATTTTCCCTTTGGCCACAGCATCTGCCATCTACATAGGTAGGAGatgttcagtattttaaaataaataaatgttacgCTCTTTGAGGGGAGAAAGGGGAtgctcatttacatttttatcacaACTCTTAAGGTCAGTGCCTTCTAATTTTCTATGCTTGGCCCatatttttataaggacaccGGTTTATCCACACACGTGAAGGAGCTATGAAGTCTAGTCAGAAAGTTAGGGGGGATCAgcaaaaaaggcaaaggagggtTCAGCCATCTAACTTGTTTCTGGAAACAAAGCCAAACagtaaagatgaaagaaaaaaaaaatctgcctcagGAGGCGCAGTACGTGAACTTGAACGAGACACAGTGCCAAGTGCTAACGTAAGGAGGTTCTCGGGCCAGGGCTCTGAGGATGAATCTGCGGGTCCCCAGGGCGCCGAGCGCGGACGCAGGAGAGGGCGTCGTCGCCCGGGGAGGGAAGCGGACGCCGCCGGCCCCTCAGCCGCTCCGCCGCGCGCCGGTCGGGAGGCCGGCCCGGCTCCCTCACGGCCCGCCCGCCCCTCACCCGCCCCGCCTCCTGCCCGGCCTCCCGCCCGCGGACCTGCCTATAGCTCCGCTCGGCCCGGCCGCTGCTCGGTTCCCGTTCCGCTTCCAGGAGCCGCGCGGCAGGTACGAGCTGGACCCGGAACTGCTGACGGTTCCCGGCGCTCGGGCGCATCTGCCCCCCGGGTCGCTCCCGctccccgccccccggcccccggcccccggcccGGCCTCCGCAGCCGTCGGGTGGATGCGGAGCGGGTGCCCCGTCCGCAGTTAAGCGGGTGCAGCGGCTGAGGCGGGACGGGCGCCGCCCTCACAGCGGCGGGGGCCCGGCTGAGGACTGCGGGGCGCACGCTCGCGGCCTCTGGGTCTCGTTCACGCTCAGGACCGGGGCCGGTAGACGCCTCAGAGCTCGAGCTCGCAGCCGAGCGTGCAACCGAAAGTGACGGAGGACGGCCTCGAGTGTGCGCCCGACGGTCAGAAAGGCCCGCAGGGGCGGCAGGAGTCCGGGCGAGGGGTTAGGAGGGGCAGAGGCTGACGCCGGAGGGGCCGCCAGAGACAGAGCGGCAGCCCGGAGGGGCGGGCAGGGGCTGAAGTAAGAAAGTGTAGTGGGGGAGTGCGgagagcggggggtggggggaatgatgggggggggggtgctcacGTGATCCAAATGGCCGTTGCTTGCCTGATCATTGGACTTAGGAAGGGACCGAGTGCCAAGAGCTAATGTAACGAGGTGTTGCCATACCTGTGAATCCTGGAGGCAAAACCTCTTGGTCATCTCTGCTCTTAACCTTCAaaacggattttttttttttaattgaagtacagttaatttacaatattaatttTGGGTTCAACATGGTGAgtcaacatttttataaattatacgtCATTTAAGGTTATTCTCAAATACTGGCTGTATTCTCTGTGGTGTACAGTATATCCGTGTAGCTTAttgattttataaatagtagtttgtatcttaATCCCCTTGCCCCTGTCTTGCCCCTCCCCGCCTTCCCTCAACCTGCTGGTAACCGCTcatacctgtgagtctgtttcttggggggggggggggaatacaatttttctgagaaaaaaaaattaaaaaaaattttaattttaaatacaactccatttaattttattgatcttaaGGCCCAGgtattaagatcatggcatctggccccatcacttcatgggaaatagatggggaaactggaaacaacgtcaaacttttttggggggctccaaaatcactgcagatggtgattgcagccatgaaattaaaagacgcttactccttggaaggaaagttatgaccaacctagatagcatattaagaaacagagacattactttgccaacaaaggtccgtctagtcaaggctatggtttttccagtggtcgtgtatggatgtgagagttggactgtgaggaaagctgagcgccaaagaattgatgcttttgaactgtgtgtggtgttggagaagactcttgagaatcccttagactgcaaggagatccaaccagtccatcctaaagcagatcagtcctgggtgttctttggaaggaatgatgctaaagctgaaactccagtactttggccacctcatgcaaagactcattggaaaagactctgatgctgggagggattgggggcaggaggagaaggggacgcccgaggatgagatggctggatggcatcaccaactcaatgcacatgagtttgggtgaactcctgaagttggtgatggacagggaggcttgccgtgctgcgattcatggggtcttaaagagtcggacaggactgagcgactgaactgaaccgaaggcCCAGGTATTTTGTAGGAAGGGATGTGACCTAACAAGCCTGTCATGTCAGGATTAATGATATATCAATGATACGTTGACACCCTGTAATTAAAAAACAGGACTTCCTCTAAGTCAATAAGTAATTGCCTGCTTAAAATTGAtgatctgaaaacaaaacaaaacctgttgTTCTACTGGAAAGATGTAAAGTACATTCACAAAATGAATTAAGAGCTGGTTTTGCTTTCATTGGCATGGTTCTCTTCTGATAAATAGTGGATTAGCTTTTCTGGGAGGAGTCCAGGCTCACTATTCTGGTTACATTTTTAAGTCAATGCAATTCTTCTTTTTACCCATCCACAAGTTTCTGTTGTAGCTATAACTATATTGATATAATTTTGCATTCTTACTTATGCTAATTTTTCTTTACAGGTGAATTTTGGGGGACACACAAACTTCTTTGAAGAACTTTGTACAGAATTGAAGGATGGCAGAAGCAGTGTTGATTGATCTCTTTGGTTTGAAACTGAACTCTCAGAAAAACTGTCATCAGACATTATTAAAGACATTGAATGCGGTCCGATACCACGATGGTGCCAAGGCCAAGTTCTTTTGCATAATATGTTGTAGTAACATCAGCTGTGACCATGATAATTGTGAATTAGAAACAGGCAATGGGTTATCAGCTCTCTTGAGAGAATTTGAGATTGTTAGCAATCCCAGCATGGCTGCCTCTTTGTATACAATTAAACAAAAAGTTGATGAAAAAAATTTGAGTTGCATTAAGGTAATTGTGCCTGTGCACCGGAAGACATTAATGAAGGCTTTCATTGATCAACTCTTTACTGATGTTTACAATTTTGAGTTTGAAGATCTACAGATGACTTTGAAGGGAGGTCTTTTGAAACAGTCTACTGAAGTAAACATAATCACATCTCAAGAACTAGAAGCAATCCAGaatgaaatagaaacatattTGAGAAGTTTGCCAGCACTGAAGGGAGAATTAACCATTATCACATCTCCTTTGATCTCAGGTATGTTAAACACTATCAGTAGTTTTACTTGAATATGAAAAGCCAGTCTTTCTTTACAGGTTGTTCACtgcttttccttgtttcttttgtAGACTGGTGTGAGATTATGTGTTCCTTAGCATCAGTTACAACATGGGAGTGTCATGGATGGCCTTATAGAGTCACGAGTGTGAAGGGATAGTCCCTTCAAATCTGCTCTAAATAAATTCGCTTTATGCAAATTTAGCTTTAAGACAAATCCCCCAGCCTTGGTTTTAAATGAGATTTATGACCCTAAGCATTTCCTACTTAGAAATTCTGAAACCTTAACTCCGTAGTGCCTTCACAGAAGAGTGAAATTTAAAACAGTTGATCTCACTTATTAAAGGATATTTACTGTGAGCTATATGCTATTGGGATAACAAAAACTAATGGGGAAAAGATACCCTTTGAGGAACACTAATCCGACAGAGAAGgtaaaacaaactcaaaacatTGTGTCATAAGAACAGATGAAGCTATAAAGAGCTGTAGAAATTAGAAGCTGGATAAACTAATGCAGGGTGAGATTATTAGGGAAAGTCTTAAGGAGAGACTGGGTTTGTAAGGCTTTATAGTCTTTTGTACAGCCTGGTTTTAATCTTCATTGTTTAATCTTCATTGTTTATCCTCAACAGATACTTTCATACATGGATTTACTACAAGAACAGGTGGGATATCTTACATACCAACTCTTAGCTCATTCAATCTCTTCAGTAGTTCCAAACGGAGAGATCCCAAGGCAGTTGTTCAAGAAAATCTGCGTAGGTTGGGGAAGGCTGCAGGATTTAATGCGAATAAATTTTACCAAATAAAGGTacaattttgtttcatattttggaAGATTTAAAGTATATTCTTGACTCTGCTAATGACTATATGGACTTTAAATAAGCTATTTAATATTTGCATCTAATGTTTTATCTAAAACTTAGGATAATGtttgtgattatttttcttaGAGATACATATCATATTCTAAAGATCAATTCTAtgatataatacacacacacacacacacacacacacatctggaaCTCCTTACATCTAAAAGTAcagttgttttttagtcactgaattgtgtccgattcttgtgaccctgtggactgtagcccaccaggctcctctgtctatgggatttcccaggcacgaatactggagtgggttgccatttccttctccaggggatcttcccgacccagggatcaaacctgagtctcctgcattggtaggtgagggttttttttttttttttttttaccactgaaccatgagGAAAGCCCCAGAGTATAGTACCACTGCCTTTTTGATTTAGAGGTAAGTTTCCTGAATGGTGGGAGAGAAAAGCCATTGTTTTCTATATCAACACTAGGAGGAACTAGGGTAAAACTGATAACTGTTTCTTACAGAATTCTAGATTTCTCTGACTctaggaaaagtaaaaatattattgatttggaaattaaatttctttcagtCAATTAGTACTTTGTGGAAGGTACTGCTATTAGGTttagaccctaatgctgagaaagattgagggcaggaggagaagagggtgacagaggatgagatggttggatggcatcatcaactcaatggacattagtttgggcaaattccaggagataatgaaggacagaaaagacTGGTATGCTGCCGTCCACGAAAtcaaagagagttggacacaactgagcgactgaacaactattGCAGTTAGAGATTTACCGATCTCTAGTGAGGGGTATTCATGATGGATGgactattttgaatttttttaaatttatttttaattgggggagatctcttcaagaaaattagagataccaagggaacatttcatgcaaagatgggttcgataaatgacagaaatggtatggacctaacagaagcagaagatattaagaagagatggcaagaatacagagaagaattgtacaaaaaagatcttcatgacccagataatcgtgatggtgtgatcactcacctagagccagacatcctggaatgtgaagtcaagtgggccttagaaagcatcactacgaacaaagctagtggaagtgatggaattccagttgagctatttccaatcctgaaagatgatgctgtgaaagtgccgcactcaatatgccagcaaatttggaagactcagcagtggccataggactggaaaaggtcagttttcattccaatcccaaagaaaggcaatgccaaagaatgctcaaactaccacacaattgcagtcttctcacacgctagtaaagtaatgctcaaaattctccaagccaggcttcagcaatacgtgaaccgtgaacttccagatgtgcaagctggttttagaaaaggcagaggaaccagagatcaaattgctaacatccgctggatcatccaaaaagcaagagagttccagaaaacatctatttctgctttattgactatgccaaatccttggactatgtgggtcacaataaactgtggaaaattctttaggaGATAggcataccagatcacctgacctgcctcttgagaaacctatatgcaggtcaggaagcaacagttagaactggacatggaacaacagactggttccaaataggaaaaggagtacgtcaaggctgtacactgtcaccctgcttatttaatttctatgcagagtacatcatgagaaacactgggctggaagaagcacaagctggaatcaagatttctggaagaaatatcaataacctcagatatgcagatgacaccacccttatggcagaaagtgaagaggaactgaagggcctcttgatgaaagtgaaagaggagagtgaaaatgttggcttaaagctcaacattcagaaaattaagatcatggcatctggtcccatcagttcatgggaaatagatggggaaacggtggaaacagtgtcagactttattttttttggctccaaaattactacagatggttat encodes:
- the LACC1 gene encoding purine nucleoside phosphorylase LACC1 yields the protein MAEAVLIDLFGLKLNSQKNCHQTLLKTLNAVRYHDGAKAKFFCIICCSNISCDHDNCELETGNGLSALLREFEIVSNPSMAASLYTIKQKVDEKNLSCIKVIVPVHRKTLMKAFIDQLFTDVYNFEFEDLQMTLKGGLLKQSTEVNIITSQELEAIQNEIETYLRSLPALKGELTIITSPLISDTFIHGFTTRTGGISYIPTLSSFNLFSSSKRRDPKAVVQENLRRLGKAAGFNANKFYQIKTDHASDVWIMGRKEPESYDGITTNQRGVTIAALGADCIPIVFADPIKKACGVAHSGWRGTLLGVAMATVNAMRAEYGCSLEDIIVVLGPSVGPCCFTLPRESAKAFHNLDPGCVRLFDSPNPYVDIRKATRILLERGGILPQNIQDQNQDLNLCTSCHPDKFFSHVRDGPNFGTQIGFISVRE